The nucleotide window GTCGAGGATGGCGTCGAGCGTCTGGCCCGGCTCGAACTCGTGGATGCCGTGCAGCACCGCGACCCAATAGTCGTCGCCGCGCTTCAGATGCACGAAGCTCTCCGAGCCGGTGATCTCGGTCACCGCGACGGTCGCCTGGAACGCATGCCGCTCCGGATCGGCGCTCTTCACCTCGATCTGATGCGCACGGAAGCCGACCCGATAGGTGCCGTCAGAGAGGCTCGCGAATACACCGGTCGCCGGCGCGGTGACGCCACCGGAGTAATGCACGGTGCCGGCTTTCTTCTCGGCCCCGACGATGTTGAGCGGCGGATCGGAGAACACCTGCGCCACCCGCATGGTGTCGGGCTTGCGATAGACTTGCGGCGTCGGCCCGACCTGCAGCGCTTGGCCTTCCCACATGCAGATGGTCCGGCCGCCGAGCAACAGCGCCTCGGACGGCTCGGTGGTCGCATAGACGAAGATCGCACCCGACGCCTCGAAGATCTTCGGCAGTTCGGTGCGCAGCTCTTCGCGCAGCTTGTAGTCGAGATTGGCGAGCGGCTCGTCGAGCAGCACCAGATCGGCACCCTTGACCAGCGCGCGGGCAATCGCGGTGCGCTGCTGCTGACCGCCGGAGAGCTGCAGCGGGGTGCGCTGCAGATACGGCTCGAGCTTCAAGAGCTTCGCAGCCTCCTGCACACGCTGCTCGATCTCGGCGCGCGGCTTGCGCTGCACCCGCAGCGGCGAGGCGATATTCTCGTACACCGTCAGCGACGGGTAGTTGATGAACTGCTGATACACCATCGCTACCGAGCGGCTGCGCACATCGGCACCGGTGACGTCCTTGCCGTCGACCAGCACCCTGCCGGTGGTCGGCTTGTCGAGCCCGGCGAGCAGCCGCATGATTGAGGTCTTGCCCGACAGCGTCGGCCCGAGCAGCACGCTGAGCGTGCCGCGCTCCAGCGTCAGCGACACGTCGCGGATCGCCGGCACTCCGTCGAGCACTCTGGTGACATTCTCCAGGCTGACGCTCATGCCGATGCTCCCGCCTGCTGCAGCGACGCCTGGGCGGCGCGATGGACAATCACCCACTCGTCGAGTGCGGCGATCGCGGCCGGCGTCAGCCGCAGGCCGAGCTTGGATCGCCGCCAGACGATGTCGTCCGCGCTGCAGGCCCATTCACGGCTCATCAGATAGCGGACCTCGGCCTCCGTCAATGTGGCGCCGAAGTCGCGGCCGAGATCGGCGGCCGACTTGGCCGAACCGAGCACGTCGCGCGCCCGGGTGCCGTAGGCATGCACCAGACGCGAGGCGTGAGCCGAGGCGAGGAACGGATAGTCGCGCAACAGATCGCCGATCAGCACTGGCGCGCCGTCGACCGGGAAATCGCCGCCCGGCAGCGGCTGATGCGCGGTCCAGCCCTGCTCGGCCGAGCCGCCCTTCAGATAGGACGACAGCTTCTCCAGCGCCTCTTCGGCGAGCCGGCGATAGGTGGTGATCTTGCCGCCATAGATCGACAGCAGCGGCGCGCCGCCGGGGGTGTCGAGCTCGAACACGTAGTCGCGGGTCGCGGCCTTGGCCTCGCTGGCGCCGTCGTCATACAGCGGCCGCACCCCGGAGAACGTCCACACCACGTCGGCCGGCGTCACCGGCTTGGCGAAATAGCCGCTCACCGCAGCGCACAGATACTCGATCTCTTCCGGCGTCGCCTTCACCTGCGACGGATCGCCGTGATAGTCGCGGTCGGTGGTGCCGATCAGCGTGAATTCGCCCTGATACGGAATCGCGAACACGATGCGGCCGTCCGCATTCTGGAAGATATAGGCGCGGTCGTGGTCGTAGAGCTTGCGGGTGACGATGTGCGAGCCCTGCACCAGCCGCACCTTGTAGCGGGCATCGACCCCGGCGCCGGAGCCGAGCACGCCCTCGACCCAGGGACCGGCGGCATTGACCAGCGCACGCGCCTGGATCGTGCTGCGCGCGCCGCTGCCGACGTCTTCCAGCGTCACCTGCCAGATGCCGCCCTGCTGGCTGACCTGCACGGCGCGCGTGCGGGTGCGGATCTCGGCACCGCGCTCGGCGGCGTCGCGCGCGGTGAGCACCACGAGGCGAGCGTCGTCGACGAAACAATCGGAATACTCGAAGCCCTTGGTGTAGCGGCCGGGGATCAGCGGCTTGCCGACTTCGTCATGCGCCAGATCGACCGAACGGGTCGGCGGCAGCAGCTTCCGGCCACCGAGATAATCGTACAGGAACAGCCCGAGCCGCAGCCGCCAGGCCGGGCGCAGGCCGTCGTGATGCGGCAGCACGAAGCGCAGCGGCCCGATGATGTGCGGCGCGATCTGCCACAGTCGCTCGCGCTCGATCAGCGCCTCGCGCACCAGGCGAAACTCGAAATATTCGAGATAGCGCAGGCCGCCATGGATCAGCTTGGTCGACCACGACGAGGTGCCGCTGGCGAGGTCGTTCATCTCGCACAGGAACACGGAATGTCCGCGGCCCGCCGCATCGCGCGCGATGCCGCAGCCGTTGATCCCGCCCCCGATGATCGCGAGGTCGTACACCGTTCCCACCGACGCTCCTCACCGCATTGCAACAAATTGCTGCAACGCACTTTCGCTTCTGTCGATTTACGCTGGAAAGCGAATAAATCACAAACCGAAACGAAAGCAACTGTGATCTGCAAAGGGATCGCGTTTCCGGCGCGAAATCGCAGCCGAACGCTGGGAGACAAGCACAACTGACGATGTGGAAAGGCTGTTCAGGCCGCGGATTCGTCGAGATCGGGTTTCGCCGGGCAGGCCTCGATTACCTCGATACCTTTCGCATCGCAGATCGCCTGCAGCGACGGCGGCAGCGCCCTGTCGGTGACGAAGGTCTGGATCTGGCTGAGATGGGCAATCCGCACCGGCGCGTTGCGCTCCAGCTTGGTCGAATCCGCCACCAGCATCACGCTGCGGGCGTTGGCGATGATCGCCTGCGACGCCTGGACTTCGCGGTAGTCGAAGTCGAGCAGCGCACCCTCCTCATCGATCGCCGAGGCGCCGATGATGGCGTAGTCGACCTTGAACTGGCCGATCAGGCTGGTGGCGGTGGAGCCGATCACCGCGCCGTCGGCGCGGCGCACGGTGCCGCCGGCCACCACCACCTCGATTCGCGGATGGCG belongs to Rhodopseudomonas palustris and includes:
- a CDS encoding ABC transporter ATP-binding protein, which produces MSVSLENVTRVLDGVPAIRDVSLTLERGTLSVLLGPTLSGKTSIMRLLAGLDKPTTGRVLVDGKDVTGADVRSRSVAMVYQQFINYPSLTVYENIASPLRVQRKPRAEIEQRVQEAAKLLKLEPYLQRTPLQLSGGQQQRTAIARALVKGADLVLLDEPLANLDYKLREELRTELPKIFEASGAIFVYATTEPSEALLLGGRTICMWEGQALQVGPTPQVYRKPDTMRVAQVFSDPPLNIVGAEKKAGTVHYSGGVTAPATGVFASLSDGTYRVGFRAHQIEVKSADPERHAFQATVAVTEITGSESFVHLKRGDDYWVAVLHGIHEFEPGQTLDAILDPANLFVFDAADRLVAAPKPI
- the glpD gene encoding glycerol-3-phosphate dehydrogenase, encoding MGTVYDLAIIGGGINGCGIARDAAGRGHSVFLCEMNDLASGTSSWSTKLIHGGLRYLEYFEFRLVREALIERERLWQIAPHIIGPLRFVLPHHDGLRPAWRLRLGLFLYDYLGGRKLLPPTRSVDLAHDEVGKPLIPGRYTKGFEYSDCFVDDARLVVLTARDAAERGAEIRTRTRAVQVSQQGGIWQVTLEDVGSGARSTIQARALVNAAGPWVEGVLGSGAGVDARYKVRLVQGSHIVTRKLYDHDRAYIFQNADGRIVFAIPYQGEFTLIGTTDRDYHGDPSQVKATPEEIEYLCAAVSGYFAKPVTPADVVWTFSGVRPLYDDGASEAKAATRDYVFELDTPGGAPLLSIYGGKITTYRRLAEEALEKLSSYLKGGSAEQGWTAHQPLPGGDFPVDGAPVLIGDLLRDYPFLASAHASRLVHAYGTRARDVLGSAKSAADLGRDFGATLTEAEVRYLMSREWACSADDIVWRRSKLGLRLTPAAIAALDEWVIVHRAAQASLQQAGASA
- a CDS encoding DeoR/GlpR family DNA-binding transcription regulator → MTALTHRQSEILNIARASGRVMVEDLVRRFEVSAQTIRKDLNDLCDQRSLTRIHGGAIIASGVANLAYEARRFVAAEEKKAIGAAAAARIPNGCSLFINIGTTTEEVAGALSSHQDLLVITNNLNVAMLLYRHPRIEVVVAGGTVRRADGAVIGSTATSLIGQFKVDYAIIGASAIDEEGALLDFDYREVQASQAIIANARSVMLVADSTKLERNAPVRIAHLSQIQTFVTDRALPPSLQAICDAKGIEVIEACPAKPDLDESAA